The Rhinolophus sinicus isolate RSC01 linkage group LG07, ASM3656204v1, whole genome shotgun sequence genomic interval CCACGGATCAGAGGGAGAGGGTTTTCCTCCGCAGCTCACGGAGGACAGGAGAGGAGTGGCACGGCGGCGGGGCCCAGGAACAGCATTAAGGGAGGCTGATTGTAGAGGCGGAATCAGTAGGAGGTGAAAACAGAGAGACTGAAGGAGGAGGGCGATGGGGAGAGGGTGGCGGGGGCTTACAGTTCACCGTGCAGGTGAACTCAGGAACAGACTTCGGGGCCTGTGCAGGAACGCCCAGCTGCTGAGGCTGCCTCCCAGCTCTGCAAGGACCAGACGGGGACGTGCACAGCCTGTGAGCGCCCACAGCTGAGAAGGCTGCCCTGGCTCACGGGCCTAAAACTTTCATCTGGTGCTTGTTGAAGATCAAGTAAGGTTGTTAGAGATTTGGAACTGGACGGCTAGTGGGGAACTGATAAAAGGGGCTTCTCCTTCAGTTCTTTCAGAAAGAGCCTCGTTGCAACCCAGTGAGACTGAGGCGATGCCACGGGTCCCTGCATGTAAGGAGGGGAGGGTCCCTGCACGGGAGGAAACTTCCTACAAGGATATCTGTTGAGCTCCTTCAGTTCTCCCTAGTGAGTTTTTGACAGAAAAGGTAAATCTGTTCTGTAGGGAATAAGAAAGGGACAAGtgattaataagtaaataatatgattaaactcaatttttatttcagcaCTTAAGTCAGTTAGTAGCTGATACTGTTAAGAGAGACTGTTCCCAAGAAAACAccttaaactttgtttttctggaaaGTCAGGACTAGATGGACATCCTCCCCTGCTCCATCACCTCAGGAGGCGCCCCACCTCAATCTCCCACCTGTGCCTTTTTCTGCTAACGTGGCTTCTATCACTGAAGAAGCAAACGAAACACAGGCCCCGCTGGACTGCCCTCCTCAGACCTGAGCCTGGTTCTGTCGCCCCTGTGCCACCTGGCACCCAAACATCTGGAACGTTCTTGTTGGGCTCCACCCCGCCACACCCTACCACTGCCCTTGCAGAGGTTACTGACGCTGTCCCGATGACTAAGCTCATGTTTCATTCCTCTGTGGCTGCTGCTGGTTTTTCTTGAGCCTACCTGATCATTCTCTCCATCGCCTTCTTTGCCTGTCCCTGAAATGTTGGTTTCCTGGCATTCTTCCCAGAAGTGTAGCTGCAGGTACAGGTAGATACGTACAGATTTCCCAAACGCCCCCAAACACAGATTACACGTCAATACCTATCTCCCGCCCCAACTTGTTGGCTCAGCCTGACGCCCAGTGAGCAGCTGCCTCTCAGCCACCTGGACCCGTGTGCTTAGACCAGGCTACGGTGCCTTCTCACCTGCCCACTTGCTGCTCTGTGCCATGTGTAACAGAATGCTGCGCCATCCAGGGCAAATGTGGGAGTCGCCCTGGCCTCTTTCTCTCCTGTCCACCTCCAGTGGTCACAGATCCTGGGgactgtctccctggtcactccATAGCTAACCTGCTTCCACCCAGGTGGCAGCTGCTGTCCCCACCATCTTCCCTCCCTACCAGTCCTGCTCTTGAGCAAGTCACCCTCTCAGCCCAACAGGGGTGGCTTTTCCAAGTTGCAGGGCCAATTGTctcatttctctgcttaaaatctcTCAGTGGTTTAGTTCATCTTCTCTGGCACCTCCTGGATCAGGCTTTTCCCCTCCGATTTTATAGCAACAACCTCCTTCCACACACACAGCAGATGCACCAGACACCCCAGGCGCAGCCCTGTGCCAATGCCAGGCTGCTGCGCGTCTTTGTATCCACACCTGTGCTGGGCGTGTCTGCAATGTGCCATCTCACTTCAGGAGAGACGCTGCAGGGCTTTAGGCGTCTCCAGCGCCTGTGCCGCCCTGCCCCTATCCAGACACCCCTGTGTGGGCCCAGCTGTGGGCTATGAGTTCTGCCCTCACAGCTGCACTGAGCTGTGGCCTGTCTGTCCCCCCAGACTGTGCTCCTAAGTGTGGTTCCTGGATGGTGTCACAGTGGGTAACTCGGTGTCAGATAAAAGGaagtcttccctcctccccaaggTCTCTGTGAGGAATGCTCAGACGTGGCACCAGTGCTGACAATCTGTTGTGGTTGTTTTCACTCAGACAGCGGACACTGATTCGGTCTGGTCTCTCTTATCCAGTGTTAAGCATCCGGGGCGTTCAGGAAGAGGGTCTCCCCGACGCTCAGCTCATGAGGCTGGATAACATGCTGCTGGCCGAGGGCGTGTCCAGGCCGGAGAAGCGAGCAAGAGGAGCAGCGGTGGCGGCCGGCACAGCAACACCAGGTGGCTGTCCAAATGACAATAGCCTTGAGCACTCTGACTACAGGGCCCAGCTGTCCCAGATCCGACAGATTTACCTCTGTGAGCTAGAGAAATATGAACAGGTGATCTTTCTGCATGGAAGAGTGTCTATCATGTGAATGCACATTTGTCAAAGCAAAACAGGGACCTCTAATCGCCTTTCTTTTGTGGAACAGACCAGGGAATTCACACGCTTGGTCTCATGGCAAAGGTGCCGGTTTTACTGGAAGCCCTTTGCATTCACTTCCCCGAAGCCAGTCTGTGTGGGAGCCGAGGGCGGCGGCAGGTGGCTGGTCCCTGTGGGGCCCTGAGCCAGCCTGCTGGGTAGTCACAGGCTGGCGTGTGtgtccctgccccaggcctgccgTGAGTTTACCACACACGTCACCAACCTTCTCCAGGAGCAGAGCAGGACGAGGCCCGTCCTGCCCGAGGAGATGGAGCACATGGTTGGCGTCATCCACAGCAAGTTCCGCGCCATCCAGATGCAGCTGAAGCAGAGCACCTGCGAGGCCGTGATGACGCTACGCTCGCGGTTCCTTGATGCCAGGTCAGGCCCTGCCCACCACCCCCAACTCCAGGGTCAGCATCTAGGAGGAGGAGCTGAGTGGGTGCTGGCTTGGGCTTAAGTTCCCCTGGTGGCCTCCAGGGGTTCTGGCCATGGCTGCGGGTGTAGCCCTCACACAGCCTCTTGGAAGGCAATTGGAAGTGTTGGCTGCTGTTTTTATAACCTCCGTAATCATaggtggggatgaggggacaTTGATAGAGTCCCAGCATATGAACCTGGCTGCGGTTGTCTTTGCAGGCGTAAGCGGCGGAACTTCAGCAAGCGTGCCACAGAAGTGCTGAATGAGTACTTTTACTCCCATTTGAGCAACCCTTACCCCAGCGAGGAAGCTAAACAAGAGCTGGCCAGGAAGGGCGGCATCACTGTCTCCCAGGTGACGGGCCTCTCCTGCCGTGCTTCCCCGAACCCAGAATGGGAAGAAGGTTAGACCCAGTGAGGAGGACACCAAGGGAAGTTCGCTAAATGTGTGGAGCAGGAGCCGCGTGTCCAGGCGTGGAGTCAGCCTGACCTGCTCAGATTCCCGCTCTGTGCTGTGGGACTCAGGCATGGGACCCCCAGAGGCGATGCTGGTAGAGTGTAGCCTGTGGTGCTCAGTGAATTGTACCATTTACTGTTTACTGTTCTCATATCAGAGGAATGTGCTGTGTTGCGTGAGAGAGGTGGGATTATAAGcttaggagaagaaaaagaacttggAGCAAAATTAGGTCTTGTTACGATAGACCAGCTCTCGAGCTCAAGTACCAATTCAGTCCTATGGGGATACGTTCAGGCGCATGCATGCTTGCTCGCTTCTCAGACCATCCAGTGTGAGTGACGGGGGTACAAGACAGGCAACGTCAGGCCCCAGATGGGGAATGCCGGTGCCGAGGAGAGATGGGACCTGGATGGCCTTGGGAGACCCTGGTAGTCTTCTCAGTGGAATTGGAGGCAAGGCAGGGAGAGCTCAGGTAAGAGCCCAAGAAACATTTCAGAAGGTTTTAAAGTGGGAACAATGAGTACAGGCAGCCCACCAGCTCGAAGCAGGGCCAGGCCACACCCACAGGCAGCAAGAGTGTGTGGAGGGGGGTCTGCGCAGGGCCACCCCCGCCTCAGGCAGCCAGGGTGACGGGTGTTGATGCTTCCTCATACTGGCTCACTGAGGTGCCCTCTGAGGCAGCCCCCTCCGCCCACGGTGAGGTTGGAGGGGCTGTTTCCAGCCTAGTCTGGCTGCCGCCAGGGCCTGTGCCCTTAGCCACCACCCTGTGCTCCAGCCCAGGCCACGTTCAGCGGTTACTTTGTGATGAAGGCACTCTAGAGCCCGAAGGGGTCATGCAGGCAGCAAAACCTTGCAGATGTCCTCATCACAGCTGACGTCACCTTCCTGGAACTGCTGGGGTGTCCTCAACATCAAGGCCAGAACTTAAGCGAGGGGCCGCACCTCTGGGGCTCCAAGACCCCGACAGAAGCGTGAGGCCTGGCAACCTGTTTACTACCACGAGCAGTTGTCTGAAGAATAGCCAGGTTCCCTTCAGGGCCCGGCACCTCCAGAGAACAGATGGGTCTTGGGTCGAAGACTTTATCTGAGGAGAGGGTTCATTGCAAACAGAATTTTGAGAAGCACCAGCCACATTCTAGTGACTCCCACTCCGTGACCAGGCCCTGAGACCCCCACCCACCAGCAGCAGAATTGAAAGCTTCTCCCCACTCAGTGGGTCCACCAGGCCGCAGGACAACTTGAAATGGCTGACAATTTGATGAGGGAGGGTTGCAAAGTTGGAGTGCAGATATCATGGAGGCTGTAAGGTTCGCCTAAGGAGAAGGTAGTGAGAAGGGAGAGCACCATTAGGCAAAGGGTGTCACAGATGAAGCCACAGACATTTTCAGGACAGAATCAGCTGCAACTCCAGGTGAGGAGGCCCGAGGGAGAAAGGGGCAGGAGAGCTGAGGCGCTGGATGGGGGGCAGTGGGGAACCTGGGCAGTTGCAGCTGGCTTGGCCAGAGGGACGGGGCGGAGTAGCCGGTGGCTCCGAGCTACAGCCAGTGGAGAGGATATCTGGGAGCCCGTGCTACACCCGCACCTGTGTGAGGTGCCATGTTGGGGCACTTCCCACGGGGGGAGGGCTGGACCCTGCCCGGGGACCAGCTCTACCCAACCACTGGACCCACCCATCAGCCCAGGAAGAGGgccagcctcccctcccacccacacaGGAAGTTTGCTCTATGTCCCTCTAAAATGCAAGTTGAATTCAACGTGGGAAACTGCTTGCTGCCGTTTGCCTGCAAACTTAGTTCCACAAAGACATCTCGGCACATTCCTTGAAAATAAGTGGGAACcaagaggaggagggtggggtcACTGTGTGAGGAGCAGGGAACACACACTCAGGTGCTCTTTTCATGGTTAACATTGAGAGGGGGATGTAGGGactttaaaggagaaaaagtcCACAATCTGCCACCGCAACTcagctgtttattttctttctttttttttttttttagacattttgaGCTTTctttggggtgagggaaggggaaccagattttattggggaacagtgtgtacttccaggactttttccaagtcaagttgttgtccttcagtcttagttgtggagggcgcagctcagctccaggtccagttgccattgctagttgcagggggcgcagcccaccatcccttgtgggagtcgaaccagcagcctcatggttgagagcccactggcccatgtgggaatcgaaccggcagccttcggtgttaggagcacggagctccaaccgcctgagccaccgggccggccccagctGTTTATTTCTGTTCAATTAAACTGTGTAAACATCTCAGTGCACCGACAGCTGCTCTACTTTGGGGTATTGAAGTATTTCCAGCTGTGCATATCTCCACTCTCGGAGGCAGGCGCTGGCTCAGGGTCCTACCTAGGCAAttctgcccccaggggacattttcATCATCAATACCGAGGGGGGGCGGGCAGGGATGCTGCTCCACATCCAACAGTGCCCCGGATGGCCCCACCCAGAGAACAACTTCTGGGGGAAGCCCTGGCCTGGGGGGCATTGCCCATGCGGGGAGACTGCTGGCTTACAGAACGGGTGTGATGACCACCCCTCCCCCTAAGCTGGCTCTGAGCACTAAACCACAAGCACAGGTGGCAAGGTGCTTAGCTCAGCACTCAGGATGCGTGTCTCCTGGCTCTGGCTTTCCCTAAAGAGGAGTCCAGGATTTAATGTTTCCTGCCCCTGCGGCTCTGAGTGTGTCGCAGATGTGCCTGTTTTCCTTCCAGCAACACCTTCAGCAGCATGGTTCCTCTTCTGTAAGACCTGCCAGCCCTAGGATGTCCTCAACCCACTGCAGACATTTCCCTGGGTCCACGGTTCAGTCAGCACCACCTTCTCAGTCCCGGCCCCTCATGCAGCCCCCTGGCTACACGATGTCACTCAAAGATGTTCCTCCTGGGAGGCGGAAGCAGGGGCACCTCAGAAGGAACCTGCCATCTGTTCATCGCATCACTGGGTCAGCTCTTTCCAGCAACTTCTGTCTCGGTGTCCACAGGTTTCCAACTGGTTCGGCAACAAAAGAATCCGGTATAAAAAGAACATGGGGAAGTTTCAAGAAGAGGCGACCATTTACACGGCTAACACGGAGGGAAACACCACCGAAGCTGGGGGTCCAAGGAGCCAGGCCAGCTGCCCGTccacacccagctctggtgaGTGAGGCCTCCCAGCTCAGGGACCGTAGTTGCCCTGCGGCTGGGCCCACTGAGCTGTGAGGAGGGAATTGGTGAGAGGACCACACGATCCCCTCCGGACCTGCCACTGCATGCGCCTCTTTCCTTCATTGAACCTTCATTGAAATCATGAGATTTCTATTCTCGATGGCAATGAGCCTGATCAAGTCAGCAGACCCTTGTAGGCTGTGCTGGGGCTGTGGGGACCAGAACCTCCTCCCCCACCCGTGGGCGGCGTCTGCATTCACGGCCTCTTCCTGGTGAGGGGCCAGTGGATCCCACCTGAGGAGTCGCTGCAACTTGGGGGGCTGGCACAGTTGTCCTGACTCCTGCCACCCTCCAGGTTCCTCCGGACACTTCCCGCTGACCAGTGCTGGGGATGCGCTTACCACCCTGCAGACACTGGCCTCTCTCCGACCCGCCCCTGGCGGAGGCAGCGTGTGGTCCCAGGTGAGTGTCAGCGCATAACCCTGAGAGGTCCTCAGGATTCCTGACGTGGTGTCGGGGTGGACACACGGAGCCCAGGTGGGTGGCGGGTCCTCAGAACAGGCCGTCTCGTCCTCCACCTCTTGGCTTCTGCAAGACTTCCCCGAGGTGCTGGCCCGTTGGTCACTCTGAATCCATCATCGTGATGGCTGCGGGTTGGCAGAGCTCCCTGGGGGGCACAGTTCCATGGGGCCTACTCTGCAAAGACATGTGCCCTGCACCTCCCCTCGCAGGACTCAGTAACTGGCCACAGCCACTGAGTGGTGGCTGTTGAGGGGAAGCCGCCTGCCTCTCGGGGAACAACTGCACTCCGTGGGAAGAGGGGCCAGGCAGACAAGGCCCTGACGCCTGACCGTGGCGACAGGCAGGCAGCCCTGCTGGGCTCAGACCCACTGCCCTATTGCCACTGTGCCTGGGCAATGCCAGCCTGGCCACCCCCTTGGCTGGTGCCCAGCTGGGCCACAGTGAAGATCTACTTTGGCGACTGGGAAGAAAATGCGCCAAGGATCTGGGGCATCTCAGGACTCGCCCTCCGTAACTTCCTTAGGGTATTGGACAGCATGCCCGGCCAGCCAGGATTGGGGGGGCCCATCCCTCTCATGATCCCTGGGGCCTCCCCAGCCTCCCACTGATGGTCCCTGGGGCCCGACCCCACACGCGGGGTCATTATGCAGAGGCTGCCCAGGCACAGGTGTGCCGTGTCCATGGGAGGCTGGGTGAGCCCTTATACAGCCCACCTGTCTCCTTCACATGGGTGTTCGCTGCCGTGCCAGGGTCGACCCCCCCACTGATTTACTCCCAGCCCTTAGTAGGGGTACAGGGGATGATGTATGTCCCATCAGCATAGCAACCCCACTGCCCATAGCAAACACCTGGGCTGAGCTCAGCGCTTCTATCAATGGGTGCAAGTGTGTGAGAGTGAATCAAAGTGAGTGTCCCAGCGGGGGGCCCTGGCAGTCAAGGCTGACCCTTAACCCTGGAGCCATCTCCAGGAGGTCCGGAGCTTCTTAAGTCCCCATGCGGCTTCCCCAGACCATGACCTTGTAGTAAGTGGGAACGTTGGGGTCCTGGTGCAGATACCACACCCTGTGAGCACCCCTGCCTGTGCCACCCGTATCCCTCCCAGCTTGTGGTAGTCCCCTGCCTGGGCTCTTTCAGAGAGCACCTTTCGGTGACTGAGGCCACCCAGGCTGAGAGCTGTCACCTCTGCCCTGGGTGCCCAAGGAACTTCTGAGCTGCCCTTTGGCTCCCAGTCCCATCCCTGAGTGCCAGCCTATAACCTCCCGGGCTTGCAGCTGGGCACCTCCCCTCACCACTCACGTCTGCCTTTCTGGAACACAGGCCTGCAAGTGTCTATCCGAGGGCAGAGTGTCACCCTGAGACAAGTGTCCTCATCCCAGCTGCTCTCAGACTGATGGTGGAGCAGCCCCAGTCTCTTGGTGTCTCCACGTCATGTGCTGACGCAGCCCTCAAAGGAAGTCTTTTCATGCATTTGCCCAACACTGTCCTCTGAGGTGCAAGCACCGTGGCAGCTCCTTGAGACACCATGTGAGGAAATAACTGAGACAGGGGGGCCAGGCGGATTGGATGGGATAGAGTGCCAGCAGGAGGTCTCAGCCTGTAAACGAAAGTGTGAGAGAGGAAAGTGAAAGGGCTCGCTGTCCAAAGGCAGCGGCCCTGGTTTAGGCAGTGTCAGGAGGGCTGAGCCCTCAGGGTCACATGGAAGGTGTGACATCTGGGCACCTGTGAATGGTTGGTTCAGGAGCCAACCCCAAGCCTAAGTTGGGAAGGGGAACAAACAGCCCTGCTCTCGTGGGCTGCAAACAGGACTTGCCATGGAACAGGCCGCCCGAGATGTGCCATTTTCAGTGGTGTTTTCCGTTGGGTGGAGGGGTACGTGGACAAACATCCCAGGATCACGTGTGCCCAAGACATCTCTCTACTGCAGACGGAGCCCTTGAGCCTCTTCCCACTCACTGCGTCCCGCCATGATGTTTCAGTCGTCAGCTCCACGCCTGACTGAGTCTCCCTTACCCTCAGACTGTGTAGAAACCCCAGCTGTCCTCAGATGCCACATCATTCCTTTGCCATAGCCCCATGGAGTGGCCCATGGAGGCAGCGAGGCTGGCTGTGACTGAAGACTGACCCCGCTGTCCCTCCCGTCTCCTTTTCTTGGTTCTTGGCGAAATGGGGGCAAGACAGGCAGTCAGTCTTCCGGCTACCCCTCTGACTCTCTGTTGCTATCTTTTCAGGCTGGGGGAAGCTGGCAGGGTACCACCCCGTCGGTGTCGACTGCTTCCCCTGCTGGAGATCCCGGCAGTGTCAACTCAGATGCATCTAATTAAGCTTGGGGGACCAGCAGAAAAGAGGATGTGTGACCTGCTGTGGTTTGCCGGCATTGGTGTTTTTACTGTGCGTCGCAGCTGATTACCTCAGAAAACCCAGAACTGACAGCAGACAGTGCTCCCCGAGCCACACCGCCTGGGACACCGCTCGTTTCTTGCTTGTCAGCTGGGATTTGAAATGGGCAGAGACACTGTTCATTTTCCCAACTCAGTTTGggggttgttttttaaatagtaattttatgGCAAAACTATGAATTGTCTCTTCTAGGACTTGTCAGAAATTCTCCCATTAAAATTTTTGGCTTTAATTTCGATATTGTTCACCACCAGATTTGTGTCTAGCAGTGGTTGATAGTCCCGGTGCAGTGTCGTAGCTCCACAGTGGAGCGAGCTGTGATCCCATCTAGTATTTATTCGTGTGCCAACTCACCAGGACACTGCCTGCTGTGGTATGATTTCATACGGTTTGGATTGGTCTTTtgtgggctctggattggtttggattttttttttgtttcttaatacaAGTTCTACCATTTTCAGTTGAAATGTTATTGAAGATCATGACGGGGTGTTTTCAAGGAAAATGAGACGGTTGCCAGAGTGGGAGGCGCCACTTTGACTCACACGCGTCCTCTTGTGGCCGTGGTGTGAATGTAGATCATGGTTCACTGGGCCGCTGACTTCAAGCTGGGTCTTTTggaaggaaattgaagaaaatgccctgtc includes:
- the PBX4 gene encoding pre-B-cell leukemia transcription factor 4 isoform X3, with translation MKPALFSVLCEIKEKTVLSIRGVQEEGLPDAQLMRLDNMLLAEGVSRPEKRARGAAVAAGTATPGGCPNDNSLEHSDYRAQLSQIRQIYLCELEKYEQACREFTTHVTNLLQEQSRTRPVLPEEMEHMVGVIHSKFRAIQMQLKQSTCEAVMTLRSRFLDARRKRRNFSKRATEVLNEYFYSHLSNPYPSEEAKQELARKGGITVSQVSNWFGNKRIRYKKNMGKFQEEATIYTANTEGNTTEAGGPRSQASCPSTPSSGSSGHFPLTSAGDALTTLQTLASLRPAPGGGSVWSQAGGSWQGTTPSVSTASPAGDPGSVNSDASN
- the PBX4 gene encoding pre-B-cell leukemia transcription factor 4 isoform X1 codes for the protein MDAPPRPALPPPAPSLPPPGPLPGRDTGDVLQQIMAITDQSLEEAQARKHALNCHRMKPALFSVLCEIKEKTVLSIRGVQEEGLPDAQLMRLDNMLLAEGVSRPEKRARGAAVAAGTATPGGCPNDNSLEHSDYRAQLSQIRQIYLCELEKYEQACREFTTHVTNLLQEQSRTRPVLPEEMEHMVGVIHSKFRAIQMQLKQSTCEAVMTLRSRFLDARRKRRNFSKRATEVLNEYFYSHLSNPYPSEEAKQELARKGGITVSQVSNWFGNKRIRYKKNMGKFQEEATIYTANTEGNTTEAGGPRSQASCPSTPSSGSSGHFPLTSAGDALTTLQTLASLRPAPGGGSVWSQAGGSWQGTTPSVSTASPAGDPGSVNSDASN
- the PBX4 gene encoding pre-B-cell leukemia transcription factor 4 isoform X2; the protein is MAGVGALRRTTKVFMGLKWNGLNGRWRKHALNCHRMKPALFSVLCEIKEKTVLSIRGVQEEGLPDAQLMRLDNMLLAEGVSRPEKRARGAAVAAGTATPGGCPNDNSLEHSDYRAQLSQIRQIYLCELEKYEQACREFTTHVTNLLQEQSRTRPVLPEEMEHMVGVIHSKFRAIQMQLKQSTCEAVMTLRSRFLDARRKRRNFSKRATEVLNEYFYSHLSNPYPSEEAKQELARKGGITVSQVSNWFGNKRIRYKKNMGKFQEEATIYTANTEGNTTEAGGPRSQASCPSTPSSGSSGHFPLTSAGDALTTLQTLASLRPAPGGGSVWSQAGGSWQGTTPSVSTASPAGDPGSVNSDASN